One window of Mus caroli chromosome 11, CAROLI_EIJ_v1.1, whole genome shotgun sequence genomic DNA carries:
- the Rasl10a gene encoding ras-like protein family member 10A isoform X1: MGGSLRVAVLGAPGVGKTAIIRQFLFGDYPERHRPTDSPRLYRPAVLLDGAVYDLSIRDGDVAGPGSSPRSLEVWPDPKDWSLQDTDAFVLVYDICSPDSFDYVKALRQRIAENRPAGAPEAPILVVGNKRDRQRLRFGPRRALATLVRRGWRCGYLECSAKYNWHVLRLFRELLRCALVRTRPAHPTLRLQGALHPARCSLM; this comes from the exons ATGGGCGGCAGCCTGCGGGTGGCTGTTCTGGGTGCTCCGGGAGTGGGCAAGACCGCCATCATCCGCCAATTCTTGTTTGGTGACTATCCTGAGCGCCACCGACCCACGGACAGTCCCCGCCTCTACCGGCCCGCGGTGCTGCTCGACGGCGCGGTCTACGACCTGAGTATCCGCGATGGTGACGTCGCTGGACCCGGCTCAAGCCCCAGAAGTCTTGAG GTGTGGCCGGACCCTAAAGACTGGAGCTTGCAGGACACAGACGCCTTTGTGCTGGTCTACGACATCTGCAGCCCCGACAGTTTCGATTATGTTAAAGCCCTGAGGCAGCGTATAGCAGAAAACAG GCCGGCGGGAGCGCCAGAGGCACCCATCTTGGTGGTAGGCAACAAGCGGGACCGTCAGCGGCTGCGCTTCGGACCTCGCCGTGCACTGGCCACTCTAGTTCGTAGGGGCTGGCGCTGTGGCTACCTCGAGTGTTCCGCCAAATATAATTGGCACGTGCTGCGTCTCTTCCGAGAGCTTCTGCGTTGTGCTTTGGTGCGCACACGTCCTGCACATCCGACCCTCCGCCTGCAGGGGGCGCTGCACCCAGCGCGCTGCAGCCTCATGTGA
- the Rasl10a gene encoding ras-like protein family member 10A isoform X2, with amino-acid sequence MGGSLRVAVLGAPGVGKTAIIRQFLFGDYPERHRPTDSPRLYRPAVLLDGAVYDLSIRDGDVAGPGSSPRSLEVWPDPKDWSLQDTDAFVLVYDICSPDSFDYVKALRQRIAENSRGLAFICTHGVGSSGHGVSSTASLISIGPPGRRERQRHPSWW; translated from the exons ATGGGCGGCAGCCTGCGGGTGGCTGTTCTGGGTGCTCCGGGAGTGGGCAAGACCGCCATCATCCGCCAATTCTTGTTTGGTGACTATCCTGAGCGCCACCGACCCACGGACAGTCCCCGCCTCTACCGGCCCGCGGTGCTGCTCGACGGCGCGGTCTACGACCTGAGTATCCGCGATGGTGACGTCGCTGGACCCGGCTCAAGCCCCAGAAGTCTTGAG GTGTGGCCGGACCCTAAAGACTGGAGCTTGCAGGACACAGACGCCTTTGTGCTGGTCTACGACATCTGCAGCCCCGACAGTTTCGATTATGTTAAAGCCCTGAGGCAGCGTATAGCAGAAAACAG CAGGGGACTCGCCTTCATTTGTACACATGGGGTGGGTTCCTCTGGCCATGGAGTCTCCAGCACTGCGTCTCTCATCTCCATCGGGCCTCCAGGCCGGCGGGAGCGCCAGAGGCACCCATCTTGGTGGTAG
- the Gas2l1 gene encoding GAS2-like protein 1 isoform X1, which yields MANPVAGIAGSAAKSVRPFRSSEAYVEAMKEDLADWLNALYSLGLPGSGDGFLTGLATGTTLCQHANAVTEAARALAAARPTRGVAFQAHSVAPGSFMARDNVASFIGWCRAELGVPEVLMFETEDLVLRKNEKSVVLCLLEVARRGARLGLLAPRLVQFEQEIERELRATPQVSSVPAAEEDVTEIATVPGVPTRTARMTPNDLRNLDELVREILGRCTCPDQFPMIKVSEGKYRVGDSSLLIFVRVLRSHVMVRVGGGWDTLEHYLDKHDPCRCSSSTHRLPQQRAGTFSPQRGSPTPSPRPGSPVPGSERRSSRPEVTPISLRGTKEGPETPLRPRDQLPPLPRSRRYSGDSDSSASSAQSGPMGARSDDSATGSRRERPSHRPTSGLPASPRRPTAPRSQSRDRLDRGRPRVAPGGRGAQLSTSSPARRTRSQSREEQAVLMVRRDRDGQHSWVARGRGGGGSGGSGRSTPHTPRALSPAAPRPSRGPSPGPELAATPASIFRTPLQLDPQQEQQLFRRLEEEFLANARALEAAASHTPMGSAPDPPAPDSAYCSSSSSSSSLSVLGGKCGQPGESGRTANGLPGPRSQALSSSSDEGSPYLAVGGALDATRSSLAGPEPSLTWARGRMDTQPDRKPSRIPTPRGPRRPSGPIELGAWHALHSVTPRTEPDSSM from the exons ATGGCGAACCCAGTGGCGGGCATCGCAGGCTCTGCCGCCAAGAGTGTGCGACCCTTCCGATCCAGTGAGGCCTATGTGGAAGCCATGAAGGAAGACCTGGCCGATTGGCTCAATGCTTTGTACAGTCTAGGTCTCCCTGGCAGTGGCGATGGCTTCCTCACGGGGCTGGCCACAGGCACAACCCTGTGCCAACATGCCAACGCTGTCACCGAGGCTGCCCGGGCTCTGGCTGCTGCCCGTCCAACCCGAGGTGTGGCCTTCCAGGCACACAGTGTGGCGCCTGGCTCCTTCATGGCCCGAGACAACGTGGCCTCTTTCATCGGCTGGTGCCGGGCTGAGCTGGGCGTGCCTGAAGTGCTCATGTTTGAGACAGAGGACCTGGTGCTACGCAAGAACGAGAAGAGCGTGGTGCTCTGCCTGCTGGAGGTTGCCCGGCGTGGGGCGCGCCTCGGCCTGCTTGCCCCGAGGCTGGTACAGTTTGAGCAGGAGATCGAGCGGGAGCTTCGAGCTACCCCTCAGGTCTCCAGCGTCCCTGCTGCTGAAGAGGATGTCACTGAAATTGCCACTGTACCAGGGGTTCCCACCCGCACAGCCCGCATGACGCCCAATGACCTTCGAAACCTTGATGAGCTG GTAAGGGAGATCCTCGGCAGGTGCACCTGCCCGGACCAGTTTCCCATGATCAAGGTCTCCGAGGGGAAGTACCGAGTGGGAGACTCCAGCTTGCTCATCTTCGTGAGG GTGCTGAGGAGTCACGTGATGGTGCGAGTGGGGGGCGGCTGGGACACACTGGAGCACTACCTAGACAAGCATGACCCTTGCCGCTGCTCGTCTTCTA CCCACCGTCTGCCCCAGCAGAGGGCCGGGACTTTCTCCCCGCAGAGGGGATCACCCACTCCTAGCCCCCGCCCCGGTAGCCCAGTCCCTGGGAGTGAGCGCCGGAGCTCTCGGCCCGAAGTAACCCCCATCAGCCTGCGAGGCACAAAGGAGGGGCCTGAGACCCCGCTCAG GCCCCGCGATCAGCTGCCCCCCCTTCCCCGCTCCCGCCGCTACTCTGGGGACAGTGactcctcagcctcctctgctCAGAGCGGCCCCATGGGTGCCCGCAGCGACGATTCAGCCACTGGCTCCCGGAGGGAGCGGCCCAGCCACCGGCCGACCTCCGGTCTTCCCGCCTCCCCGAGACGGCCGACCGCGCCTCGCAGCCAGTCTCGAGACCGGCTGGACCGGGGACGGCCCCGCGTGGCCCCAGGAGGCCGAGGCGCTCAGCTATCGACCTCCAGCCCAGCACGGCGCACCCGCAGCCAGAGCCGCGAGGAACAGGCGGTACTGATGGTGCGCAGGGACCGAGACGGCCAGCACTCGTGGGTGGCCCGGGGCAGGGGTGGCGGGGGGTCAGGAGGTTCTGGGAGGAGTACTCCGCACACTCCTCGTGCCCTCAGCCCTGCAGCACCCCGGCCTTCCAGGGGCCCCAGTCCAGGCCCAGAGCTGGCTGCCACACCTGCCAGCATCTTCCGCACGCCCCTGCAGCTTGACccacagcaggagcagcagctgttCAGGCGCCTGGAAGAGGAATTCTTAGCCAATGCCCGCGCCTTGGAGGCTGCTGCCAGCCATACCCCCATGGGATCTGCCCCTGACCCTCCAGCTCCGGACTCTGCTTACTGTTCATCCAGCTCCTCGTCTTCATCACTCAGTGTCCTGGGTGGCAAATGTGGCCAACCTGGGGAATCAGGCCGCACAGCCAATGGGCTGCCTGGGCCCCGCAGCCAAGCTCTGTCCAGTTCTTCCGATGAGGGCAGCCCCTACCTTGCTGTAGGAGGGGCACTGGATGCAACCAGGAGCTCTTTGGCTGGCCCAGAACCCTCACTGACCTGGGCAAGGGGGCGGATGGACACACAACCAGACCGTAAACCCTCACGCATACCCACACCTCGGGGACCCCGCCGCCCATCGGGACCCATAGAGCTCGGGGCTTGGCATGCCCTACATTCGGTCACCCCAAGGACCGAGCCAGATTCTTCAATGTGA
- the Gas2l1 gene encoding GAS2-like protein 1 isoform X2 gives MANPVAGIAGSAAKSVRPFRSSEAYVEAMKEDLADWLNALYSLGLPGSGDGFLTGLATGTTLCQHANAVTEAARALAAARPTRGVAFQAHSVAPGSFMARDNVASFIGWCRAELGVPEVLMFETEDLVLRKNEKSVVLCLLEVARRGARLGLLAPRLVQFEQEIERELRATPQVSSVPAAEEDVTEIATVPGVPTRTARMTPNDLRNLDELVREILGRCTCPDQFPMIKVSEGKYRVGDSSLLIFVRVLRSHVMVRVGGGWDTLEHYLDKHDPCRCSSSTHRLPQQRAGTFSPQRGSPTPSPRPGSPVPGSERRSSRPEVTPISLRGTKEGPETPLRPRDQLPPLPRSRRYSGDSDSSASSAQSGPMGARSDDSATGSRRERPSHRPTSGLPASPRRPTAPRSQSRDRLDRGRPRVAPGGRGAQLSTSSPARRTRSQSREEQAVLMLDPQQEQQLFRRLEEEFLANARALEAAASHTPMGSAPDPPAPDSAYCSSSSSSSSLSVLGGKCGQPGESGRTANGLPGPRSQALSSSSDEGSPYLAVGGALDATRSSLAGPEPSLTWARGRMDTQPDRKPSRIPTPRGPRRPSGPIELGAWHALHSVTPRTEPDSSM, from the exons ATGGCGAACCCAGTGGCGGGCATCGCAGGCTCTGCCGCCAAGAGTGTGCGACCCTTCCGATCCAGTGAGGCCTATGTGGAAGCCATGAAGGAAGACCTGGCCGATTGGCTCAATGCTTTGTACAGTCTAGGTCTCCCTGGCAGTGGCGATGGCTTCCTCACGGGGCTGGCCACAGGCACAACCCTGTGCCAACATGCCAACGCTGTCACCGAGGCTGCCCGGGCTCTGGCTGCTGCCCGTCCAACCCGAGGTGTGGCCTTCCAGGCACACAGTGTGGCGCCTGGCTCCTTCATGGCCCGAGACAACGTGGCCTCTTTCATCGGCTGGTGCCGGGCTGAGCTGGGCGTGCCTGAAGTGCTCATGTTTGAGACAGAGGACCTGGTGCTACGCAAGAACGAGAAGAGCGTGGTGCTCTGCCTGCTGGAGGTTGCCCGGCGTGGGGCGCGCCTCGGCCTGCTTGCCCCGAGGCTGGTACAGTTTGAGCAGGAGATCGAGCGGGAGCTTCGAGCTACCCCTCAGGTCTCCAGCGTCCCTGCTGCTGAAGAGGATGTCACTGAAATTGCCACTGTACCAGGGGTTCCCACCCGCACAGCCCGCATGACGCCCAATGACCTTCGAAACCTTGATGAGCTG GTAAGGGAGATCCTCGGCAGGTGCACCTGCCCGGACCAGTTTCCCATGATCAAGGTCTCCGAGGGGAAGTACCGAGTGGGAGACTCCAGCTTGCTCATCTTCGTGAGG GTGCTGAGGAGTCACGTGATGGTGCGAGTGGGGGGCGGCTGGGACACACTGGAGCACTACCTAGACAAGCATGACCCTTGCCGCTGCTCGTCTTCTA CCCACCGTCTGCCCCAGCAGAGGGCCGGGACTTTCTCCCCGCAGAGGGGATCACCCACTCCTAGCCCCCGCCCCGGTAGCCCAGTCCCTGGGAGTGAGCGCCGGAGCTCTCGGCCCGAAGTAACCCCCATCAGCCTGCGAGGCACAAAGGAGGGGCCTGAGACCCCGCTCAG GCCCCGCGATCAGCTGCCCCCCCTTCCCCGCTCCCGCCGCTACTCTGGGGACAGTGactcctcagcctcctctgctCAGAGCGGCCCCATGGGTGCCCGCAGCGACGATTCAGCCACTGGCTCCCGGAGGGAGCGGCCCAGCCACCGGCCGACCTCCGGTCTTCCCGCCTCCCCGAGACGGCCGACCGCGCCTCGCAGCCAGTCTCGAGACCGGCTGGACCGGGGACGGCCCCGCGTGGCCCCAGGAGGCCGAGGCGCTCAGCTATCGACCTCCAGCCCAGCACGGCGCACCCGCAGCCAGAGCCGCGAGGAACAGGCGGTACTGATG CTTGACccacagcaggagcagcagctgttCAGGCGCCTGGAAGAGGAATTCTTAGCCAATGCCCGCGCCTTGGAGGCTGCTGCCAGCCATACCCCCATGGGATCTGCCCCTGACCCTCCAGCTCCGGACTCTGCTTACTGTTCATCCAGCTCCTCGTCTTCATCACTCAGTGTCCTGGGTGGCAAATGTGGCCAACCTGGGGAATCAGGCCGCACAGCCAATGGGCTGCCTGGGCCCCGCAGCCAAGCTCTGTCCAGTTCTTCCGATGAGGGCAGCCCCTACCTTGCTGTAGGAGGGGCACTGGATGCAACCAGGAGCTCTTTGGCTGGCCCAGAACCCTCACTGACCTGGGCAAGGGGGCGGATGGACACACAACCAGACCGTAAACCCTCACGCATACCCACACCTCGGGGACCCCGCCGCCCATCGGGACCCATAGAGCTCGGGGCTTGGCATGCCCTACATTCGGTCACCCCAAGGACCGAGCCAGATTCTTCAATGTGA
- the Gas2l1 gene encoding GAS2-like protein 1 isoform X3, whose amino-acid sequence MANPVAGIAGSAAKSVRPFRSSEAYVEAMKEDLADWLNALYSLGLPGSGDGFLTGLATGTTLCQHANAVTEAARALAAARPTRGVAFQAHSVAPGSFMARDNVASFIGWCRAELGVPEVLMFETEDLVLRKNEKSVVLCLLEVARRGARLGLLAPRLVQFEQEIERELRATPQVSSVPAAEEDVTEIATVPGVPTRTARMTPNDLRNLDELVREILGRCTCPDQFPMIKVSEGKYRVGDSSLLIFVRVLRSHVMVRVGGGWDTLEHYLDKHDPCRCSSSTHRLPQQRAGTFSPQRGSPTPSPRPGSPVPGSERRSSRPEVTPISLRGTKEGPETPLRPRDQLPPLPRSRRYSGDSDSSASSAQSGPMGARSDDSATGSRRERPSHRPTSGLPASPRRPTAPRSQSRDRLDRGRPRVAPGGRGAQLSTSSPARRTRSQSREEQAVLMPCSTPAFQGPQSRPRAGCHTCQHLPHAPAA is encoded by the exons ATGGCGAACCCAGTGGCGGGCATCGCAGGCTCTGCCGCCAAGAGTGTGCGACCCTTCCGATCCAGTGAGGCCTATGTGGAAGCCATGAAGGAAGACCTGGCCGATTGGCTCAATGCTTTGTACAGTCTAGGTCTCCCTGGCAGTGGCGATGGCTTCCTCACGGGGCTGGCCACAGGCACAACCCTGTGCCAACATGCCAACGCTGTCACCGAGGCTGCCCGGGCTCTGGCTGCTGCCCGTCCAACCCGAGGTGTGGCCTTCCAGGCACACAGTGTGGCGCCTGGCTCCTTCATGGCCCGAGACAACGTGGCCTCTTTCATCGGCTGGTGCCGGGCTGAGCTGGGCGTGCCTGAAGTGCTCATGTTTGAGACAGAGGACCTGGTGCTACGCAAGAACGAGAAGAGCGTGGTGCTCTGCCTGCTGGAGGTTGCCCGGCGTGGGGCGCGCCTCGGCCTGCTTGCCCCGAGGCTGGTACAGTTTGAGCAGGAGATCGAGCGGGAGCTTCGAGCTACCCCTCAGGTCTCCAGCGTCCCTGCTGCTGAAGAGGATGTCACTGAAATTGCCACTGTACCAGGGGTTCCCACCCGCACAGCCCGCATGACGCCCAATGACCTTCGAAACCTTGATGAGCTG GTAAGGGAGATCCTCGGCAGGTGCACCTGCCCGGACCAGTTTCCCATGATCAAGGTCTCCGAGGGGAAGTACCGAGTGGGAGACTCCAGCTTGCTCATCTTCGTGAGG GTGCTGAGGAGTCACGTGATGGTGCGAGTGGGGGGCGGCTGGGACACACTGGAGCACTACCTAGACAAGCATGACCCTTGCCGCTGCTCGTCTTCTA CCCACCGTCTGCCCCAGCAGAGGGCCGGGACTTTCTCCCCGCAGAGGGGATCACCCACTCCTAGCCCCCGCCCCGGTAGCCCAGTCCCTGGGAGTGAGCGCCGGAGCTCTCGGCCCGAAGTAACCCCCATCAGCCTGCGAGGCACAAAGGAGGGGCCTGAGACCCCGCTCAG GCCCCGCGATCAGCTGCCCCCCCTTCCCCGCTCCCGCCGCTACTCTGGGGACAGTGactcctcagcctcctctgctCAGAGCGGCCCCATGGGTGCCCGCAGCGACGATTCAGCCACTGGCTCCCGGAGGGAGCGGCCCAGCCACCGGCCGACCTCCGGTCTTCCCGCCTCCCCGAGACGGCCGACCGCGCCTCGCAGCCAGTCTCGAGACCGGCTGGACCGGGGACGGCCCCGCGTGGCCCCAGGAGGCCGAGGCGCTCAGCTATCGACCTCCAGCCCAGCACGGCGCACCCGCAGCCAGAGCCGCGAGGAACAGGCGGTACTGATG CCCTGCAGCACCCCGGCCTTCCAGGGGCCCCAGTCCAGGCCCAGAGCTGGCTGCCACACCTGCCAGCATCTTCCGCACGCCCCTGCAGCTTGA